From a single Micromonas commoda chromosome 5, complete sequence genomic region:
- a CDS encoding predicted protein: MSRNLLLRCLECLFPNAHEEDHAEYAKAVKSKTKHLLTGATHYPNFARPKPYVVKDKKTGANPTQSDIDAKRLEFWASAHSSGGDREIWGVLKRASEAMLPKWETRDGTRVKMPGDLVLAHSMVLRHPIVVAKPDMTLCVDLRGFNYVLPKYILRDPLNLEDHSRGNPNGAIVMARGRRGRGDSSSGDSSSGDEGGFKLPAPPSRDAGDSSSGDDDSGRLPPIDPEVVRPRMLTARRREGSDDARKKFAGRRMMSNPMA; encoded by the coding sequence atGTCGCGCAATCTTCTTCTCAGGTGCCTGGAGTGCCTGTTCCCGAATGCGCACGAGGAGGACCACGCAGAGTACGCCAAAGCGGTCAAGTCCAAGACGAAGCACCTgctgacgggcgcgacgcatTACCCGAACTTCGCCCGGCCGAAGCCGTACGTGGTCAAGGACAAGAAGACCGGCGCCAACCCCACGCAGTccgacatcgacgccaagCGCTTGGAGTTTTGGGCGAGCGCCCATTCGAGCGGGGGCGACCGAGAGATTTGGGGAGTGCTCAAGCGAGCCTCAGAGGCGATGCTCCCCAAGTGGGAAACGAGGGACGGGACGCGTGTTAAGATGCCGGGCGACCTCGTTTTGGCGCATTCGATGGTCTTGCGACATCCCATCGTCGTGGCGAAGCCCGACATGACGCTCTGCGTCGATCTGCGGGGGTTCAATTACGTCCTTCCAAAGTACATCTTGCGCGACCCCTTGAACCTCGAGGACCACTCGCGCGGAAACCCCAACGGCGCGATCGTGATGGCGAGGGGgagacgagggcgaggggaCTCATCGAGCGGGGACTCGTCGAGCGGAGACGAGGGCGGGTTCAaactccccgcgccgccgtcgagggacgCCGGCGATAGTTCCAGCGGGGACGATGATTCCGGCAGGTTGCCGCCCATCGACCCAGAGGTGGTGCGGCCGAGGATGCTCACAGCGCGTCGGAGAGAAGggtcggacgacgcgaggaagAAGTTCGCGGGGCGGCGCATGATGAGCAACCCGATGGCGTGA
- a CDS encoding predicted protein produces MGCMVSAPQDPLLYEAIRSKTKHPVNGATHYPRFARPSSYRLSDPDGNDPTSAELDDKRREFWDTQPSYGGSAEIWAALKMAAETMLRPHGDLALCYAVIESADVIVAKPDMTVCYDTMGAKYDIPKWVLRDPSNVCFEPNPPRRSGAQLDHEQADASSPRLAAAPRGYAVDVDDDAGSDAGSSVLSAVSDLEGDVANGETETNERGRDRRYSAIKGRRDFGENGFEPEDVELVMTRAGVSRGKAIDALKANDGDAVSAIMDLTM; encoded by the coding sequence ATGGGGTGCATGGTGTCCGCCCCCCAGGACCCGCTACTGTACGAGGCCATCCGAAGCAAGACGAAGCACCCCGTGAACGGCGCGACGCATTAcccgcgcttcgcgaggCCCTCGTCGTACCGTCTCAGCGACCCCGACGGCAACGATCCGACGTctgccgagctcgacgataAGCGTCGGGAGTTCTGGGACACCCAGCCGTCCTACGGGGGCAGCGCCGAGATATGGGCGGCGCTGAAGATGgccgcggagacgatgcTGCGACCGCACGGAGACTTGGCCCTGTGCTACGCGGTCAtcgagagcgccgacgtcatcgtcgccaagcCCGACATGACCGTCTGCTACGACACGATGGGAGCGAAGTACGACATACCCAAGTGGGTGCTCCGGGATCCCTCGAACGTCTGCTTCGAGCCAAAccccccgaggaggagcggcgcacagctggaccACGAGCAGGCGGAtgcgtcgagcccgcggctcgcagccgcgccgcgagggtacgcggtggacgtcgacgacgacgcgggaagCGACGCGGGGAGCAGCGTGCTATCGGCCGTGTCGGACCTCGAAGGGGACGTCGCTAACGGGGAAACAGAGACGAACGAGAGGGGACGAGACCGAAGGTATAGCGCCATCAAAGGACGGCGCGATTTTGGCGAAAACGGCTtcgagcccgaggacgtcgagctcgtcatGACACGGGCGGGTGTGTCCCGCGGcaaggcgatcgacgcgctcaaggcgaacGACGGAGACGCCGTGTCCGCGATCATGGACCTGACCATGTGA
- a CDS encoding predicted protein: IDPRNNMPTNPRQHMAPGQRRPISTDRQRSTIPKSGAGSTWVYPSPQMFYNSLVRKGKADDCTEDDMASVVAVHNGMNEDTWRRVLTWERLHRDECANPMLLRFRGRPDDWSPLAYARYLLSAGKDKPFDRHDWWIDRNGRQVRYVIDYYFDEAKAGTPGQFDLVVRPAADSAESVLDRVKM, encoded by the coding sequence atcgacCCGCGGAACAACATGCCCACCAACCCCCGGCAGCACATGGCCCCGGGCCAGCGCCGCCCCATATCCACCGATCGGCAGAGGTCCACCATCCCAAAGTCGGGAGCCGGCTCCACCTGGGTCTACCCATCGCCGCAGATGTTCTACAACTCGCTCGTGCGCAAGGGCAAAGCCGACGACTGCACCGAGGACGACATGGCCTCCGTCGTGGCCGTCCACAACGGCATGAACGAGGACACGTGGCGTAGGGTCCTCACCTGGGAACGGCTGCACAGGGACGAGTGCGCCAACCCGATGCTCCTGAGGTTTCGCGGCCGACCCGATGACTGGTCGCCGCTGGCGTACGCGCGATACCTCTTATCCGCGGGCAAAGACAAACCTTTCGACAGGCACGACTGGTGGATAGACAGGAACGGGAGGCAGGTTCGGTACGTCATCGACTATTACTTcgacgaggccaaggccgGGACGCCCGGGCAGTTCGACCTGGTGGtgaggcccgcggcggacagCGCGGAGAGCGTGCTGGACAGGGTGAAGATGA